In a genomic window of Scyliorhinus torazame isolate Kashiwa2021f chromosome 5, sScyTor2.1, whole genome shotgun sequence:
- the LOC140418853 gene encoding uncharacterized protein — protein sequence MEGKSIVHSGEKPYTCCVCGRGFSQSSVLTSHKCSHSVEKPWKCGDCGKGFTYPSNLETHRRSHTGERPFTCSKCGKGFTESSNLSTHQRVHTGERPFTCSECGVAFTISANLLRHQRVHTGVRPFTCSECGKGFSDSSTLQKHQRIHTGERPFTCSECGKGFTISTHLLRHQRVHTGERPFQCPDCGKGYKSSGELISHQRVHTDERPFRCSRCGTGFSRSSNLTVHQRIHTGERPFACSWCGKGFTQLSALQQHQRVHTGERPFTCSDCGKGFSDSSTLQKHQRIHTGERPSTCSECGKGFTTSYHLLRHQRVHTGERPFQCPDCGKGYKSSGELMSHQRVHTDERPFRCSRCGTGFRRSANLTVHQRIHTGERPFACSWCGKGFTQLSTLQRHQRVHTGERPFTCSKCGKGFTTSYHLLRHQRGHK from the coding sequence atggaaggaaaaagcatcgttcacagcggggagaaaccgtacacgtgttgtgtgtgtggacgaggtttcagtcAATCATCagtcctcacaagccacaaatgcagtcactctgtggagaaaccgtggaaatgtggggactgtgggaaaggattcacttacccatccaatctggaaactcatcgacgcagtcacactggggagagaccattcacctgctccaagtgtgggaagggattcactgagtcatctaatctgtccacacaccagcgagttcacactggggagagaccattcacctgctcagaatgtGGGGTGGCATTTACTATTtcagccaacctgctgagacaccagcgagttcacactggggtgaggccattcacctgctcagaatgtgggaagggattcagtgattcatccactctgcagaagcaccagcgaattcacactggggagaggccatttacctgctcagaatgtgggaagggatttactatttcaaCCCACCTCTtgcgtcaccagcgagttcacactggggagaggccatttcaatgtccagactgcgggaaaggCTATAAAAGCTCTGGGGAACTGataagccatcaacgtgttcacactgacgagagacccttcaggtgctctcgctgtgggactgggttcagtcgatcatctaacctcactgtacatcagcgaattcacaccggggagaggccattcgcctgttcctggtgtgggaagggattcactcagctatcCGCCCTGCagcagcaccagcgagttcacactggggagagaccgttcacctgttcagactgtgggaagggattcagtgattcatccactctgcagaagcaccagcgaattcacactggggagaggccatctacctgctcagaatgtgggaagggattcaccacttcataccACCTCTtgcgtcaccagcgagttcacactggggagaggccgtttcaatgtccagactgcgggaaaggCTATAAAAGCTCTGGGgaactgatgagccatcaacgtgttcacactgacgagagacccttCAGGTGCTCTCGCTGCGGGACTGGGTTCCGTCGATCAgctaacctcactgtacatcagcgaattcacactggggagaggcccttcgcctgttcctggtgtgggaagggattcactcagctatccaccctgcagaggcaccagcgagttcacactggggagagaccattcacctgctccaagtgtgggaagggattcaccacttcataccacctgctgagacaccaacgaggccacaagtaa